A single region of the Mugil cephalus isolate CIBA_MC_2020 chromosome 4, CIBA_Mcephalus_1.1, whole genome shotgun sequence genome encodes:
- the zgc:113184 gene encoding uncharacterized protein zgc:113184 has translation MEDAYNELYQQFLCLRSLCLKQAALLHQLTSALQKQGVSVPNGELSSLMSIPVQCTQEIPVYLHEKPQPLTAETRNPVAQSGIDRLSRNVGTVSEFLSEDMSKLCMDISCQRKEDVKVEQKPQFLTAMDASRCHGASPCEQRHPGQSHLGGHRTHYRMPVTDRLSLGGDIFCQSSGALMSDVALQSHVCDFCQAVFPGHTTTRGEFLRHLDTHVT, from the exons ATGGAGGACGCATACAATGAACTATACCAGCAGTTTCTTTGCCTGAGGTCACTTTGCTTGAAACAGGCAGCTCTGTTGCATCAACTCACATCAGCTCTGCAGAAACAAG GTGTGTCTGTTCCTAATGGAGAATTGAGCAGTTTGATGTCGATTCCTGTCCAGTGTACCCAGGAAATCCCTGTGTATCTCCATGAAAAGCCTCAACCACTAACGGCTGAAACACGAAACCCTGTAGCACAGTCTGGCATTGATCGCCTTTCCAGAAATGTGGGAACTGTCTCTGAATTCCTTTCTGAAGATATGTCCAAGCTCTGTATGGATATATCCTGTCAGAGAAAGGAGGATGTGAAGGTGGAGCAAAAACCCCAATTCTTGACTGCCATGGACGCCTCAAGGTGCCATGGAGCATCTCCCTGTGAACAAAGACATCCAGGACAAAGTCATCTTGGTGGACACAGGACTCATTACAGA atgCCTGTGACAGACAGACTCTCCCTGGGTGGTGACATCTTCTGCCAGTCGAGCGGGGCGCTGATGTCGGACGTGGCGCTGCAGTCACATGTTTGTGACTTCTGCCAGGCGGTTTTCCCTGGTCACACAACCACAAGAGGAGAGTTCCTACGACACCTCGACACCCACGTCACCTAG